One genomic window of Geodermatophilus sp. DSM 44513 includes the following:
- a CDS encoding SAF domain-containing protein: MVILGALGAAYLATSLGKTSPVIAIARDVPWGQTLTAADLVESRISADPALAPIPYSERDQVIGLIAATTLTPGSLLTRDALTGQRLPAPGQQLVGVGVSAVQLPATTLRPGDDVLLVPVAGGRVPAAAEGAAPSVVEATVVQTGSPGTDGLRVVDVLVDAADGPDVAARAAAGLIAIVVVAGE; encoded by the coding sequence ATGGTGATCCTCGGCGCGCTGGGTGCCGCCTACCTGGCGACGTCGCTGGGGAAGACGTCCCCGGTGATCGCGATCGCACGGGACGTGCCCTGGGGGCAGACTCTTACCGCTGCCGACCTCGTGGAGTCGCGGATCTCGGCGGATCCGGCATTGGCGCCGATTCCTTACTCCGAGCGTGATCAGGTGATCGGCCTGATCGCGGCGACCACCCTCACGCCAGGCTCGCTGCTCACCCGCGACGCGCTGACCGGTCAGCGGCTTCCGGCTCCCGGGCAGCAGCTGGTCGGGGTCGGGGTCTCGGCGGTGCAGCTGCCAGCGACCACGCTGCGCCCGGGCGATGACGTCCTCTTAGTGCCCGTGGCCGGAGGCAGGGTTCCGGCCGCGGCCGAAGGGGCAGCCCCGAGCGTGGTGGAGGCGACCGTGGTGCAGACCGGTTCGCCGGGAACCGACGGGCTGCGGGTGGTCGACGTGCTGGTCGACGCGGCCGACGGTCCGGACGTCGCCGCCCGCGCCGCCGCGGGTCTGATCGCCATCGTCGTGGTGGCCGGCGAGTAG
- a CDS encoding type II secretion system F family protein produces the protein MSGTALLAGVCGALLVGGLLLAAHALTAPAATARPPRRRRLPPTVHADRQTSRRQRALWVAGGVAAATVWLASGWPVGGVLAGLAVVGVPWLLTQFSAGNAAVERLEALQEWVRRASDVLAAGGGLEQTLIRSARTAPQPIAAEVAALAARLQAHWPTSRALLAFADDLDDAAGDLVVAALLLGAELRGPGLARVLTELAGSLTEEVTMRRKVEADRAKPRANARWLLLITVAAAGLAALNGDYLTPYGTGLGQLVLAVIAALMVGCLLWMRRLTAPAPPVRFLVNSDRRGWAAGLEPEEVPAR, from the coding sequence GTGAGCGGCACGGCGCTGCTGGCCGGCGTGTGCGGGGCGCTGCTGGTCGGTGGCCTGCTGCTGGCCGCGCACGCGCTCACCGCCCCCGCGGCCACGGCCCGCCCGCCGAGGCGGCGCAGGTTGCCTCCGACGGTGCACGCTGATCGTCAGACATCGCGGCGACAACGGGCGCTGTGGGTGGCTGGCGGCGTGGCGGCGGCTACGGTGTGGCTGGCCTCGGGCTGGCCGGTCGGTGGCGTGCTGGCCGGGCTGGCGGTGGTCGGCGTGCCGTGGCTGCTGACGCAGTTCTCCGCCGGCAACGCCGCGGTGGAGCGGCTGGAGGCGCTGCAGGAGTGGGTGCGGCGCGCTTCCGACGTGCTGGCCGCGGGCGGCGGGTTGGAGCAGACGCTGATCCGCTCCGCGCGCACCGCGCCCCAGCCAATCGCGGCGGAGGTGGCGGCCCTGGCCGCGCGGCTGCAGGCCCACTGGCCGACGTCCCGGGCGCTGCTTGCTTTCGCCGACGACCTCGATGACGCCGCCGGGGACTTGGTCGTCGCCGCCCTGCTGCTGGGTGCGGAGCTGCGCGGGCCGGGGCTGGCGCGAGTGCTGACCGAGCTGGCGGGAAGCCTCACCGAGGAGGTCACTATGCGCCGCAAGGTCGAGGCCGACCGCGCCAAGCCGCGGGCCAATGCCCGCTGGCTGCTGCTGATCACGGTCGCCGCGGCCGGGCTGGCCGCGCTCAACGGCGACTACCTGACGCCCTACGGCACCGGGCTGGGGCAGCTGGTCCTGGCTGTCATCGCCGCGCTCATGGTGGGCTGCCTACTGTGGATGCGCCGGCTCACCGCGCCGGCGCCGCCGGTCCGCTTTCTGGTCAATTCTGACCGCAGAGGATGGGCTGCCGGTCTCGAGCCGGAGGAGGTGCCGGCCCGGTGA
- a CDS encoding TadE/TadG family type IV pilus assembly protein codes for MSVELALLAPALLLLLSLAVVAGRTQIAEGAVEEAARAAAREASLARDPATAAASAATQADRTLAAQDVRCQRTTVDVDTAGFQAPPGQPGDVTVSITCIVGMADLLAPGLPGAVTVEAVFTSPVDAFRER; via the coding sequence GTGTCGGTCGAGCTGGCGCTGCTGGCCCCGGCGTTGCTCCTGCTGCTGTCTTTGGCCGTCGTCGCCGGACGCACCCAGATCGCCGAGGGCGCCGTCGAGGAAGCCGCCCGTGCTGCCGCCCGGGAAGCGTCGCTGGCACGCGACCCGGCCACCGCGGCGGCCTCCGCCGCTACGCAGGCCGATCGCACATTGGCCGCCCAGGACGTGCGCTGCCAGCGCACCACCGTCGACGTCGACACTGCCGGCTTTCAGGCGCCACCCGGTCAGCCCGGCGACGTCACCGTGTCGATCACCTGCATCGTTGGCATGGCGGATTTGCTGGCGCCCGGGCTGCCCGGGGCCGTGACCGTCGAGGCCGTCTTCACCAGTCCCGTCGACGCCTTCCGCGAACGATGA
- a CDS encoding pilus assembly protein TadG-related protein — protein sequence MSLRQLDAERGSIAVFLALLVPGLLLIIGLAVDGGAKVAATQRANAVADEAARAGGQALDVSAALAGQVQVDPIAAVAAARDYLDRNGVEGQVSVVDGDTLQVTTTISQPTIFLGLVGISTFTVEGFGTADLVTDDDQNGGAGR from the coding sequence ATGAGCCTCCGACAGCTGGACGCCGAACGCGGGTCGATCGCCGTCTTCTTGGCCCTCCTAGTCCCCGGGCTGCTGCTGATCATCGGCTTGGCCGTCGACGGTGGCGCCAAGGTGGCCGCCACCCAGCGGGCCAACGCAGTCGCCGACGAGGCCGCCCGAGCCGGCGGACAGGCGCTCGACGTCTCCGCCGCCCTCGCCGGACAAGTGCAGGTCGACCCGATCGCCGCAGTTGCCGCGGCGCGGGACTACCTCGATCGCAACGGCGTCGAGGGGCAGGTGAGCGTCGTCGACGGCGACACCCTGCAGGTGACCACGACAATCTCCCAGCCGACCATCTTCCTCGGCCTGGTCGGCATCTCCACGTTCACCGTGGAGGGCTTCGGCACCGCCGACCTCGTCACCGACGACGACCAGAACGGGGGAGCGGGCCGATGA
- the glmS gene encoding glutamine--fructose-6-phosphate transaminase (isomerizing): protein MCGIAGAIGDARAVEVVLSMLHSLEYRGYNSAGIGYPDDDTVRVHKCAGPVSELSRRANAENSATCLGHTRWATHGPATATNAHPHRSSSGRVAVVHNGMIENIGHLREAVREAGIEPVSDTDSECLAHLIEQRLDRGDDLRTAVEKTTSKIEGAYAVLILDAQRPDRLVASAKHSPLLLGRGKTGRYVASDLAALTEWCDEYGVLADGETFEITPESEPAENFWRTMTTLSSEYTTYGFPDFMSKEIWQQVETTSDFIDTYFQSFDWLLEGERQVYAGVSRVKFLGCGSAYYAGQQSALLVESIARIPADAEPALDFVERNPVLDHRCLYVIISQSGETLDTLKAARYLRAHQQMTVSVVNVPESSLARESEHVIQLGCGPEVSVASTKVVTNMLLSGLLVTHLLKHFTAADSEAGPASAWMPAGVAFVPSAVKQCLALSEKVRELATICSEYRSMYFLGRERYWATAREGAQKLKEITYIHAEAYQSTELKHGPLSLVSEDHLSILLVGPGQFDAGAATVELLRARGGRIIAVVQGDSDNLAADHVLRIPALDPSVDGLLAGVVLQLLAYHCAGILGRDVDRPRNLAKSVTV, encoded by the coding sequence ATGTGTGGAATCGCAGGAGCCATTGGAGACGCCCGAGCAGTCGAGGTCGTCCTATCCATGCTGCACTCACTGGAATACCGAGGATACAACTCCGCCGGCATTGGCTACCCAGATGACGACACCGTCCGTGTGCACAAGTGCGCAGGCCCTGTCTCCGAGCTGAGCCGACGCGCTAATGCCGAGAATTCGGCCACGTGCCTCGGACACACCAGATGGGCGACCCACGGACCTGCGACCGCTACCAATGCGCATCCCCACCGCAGCAGTAGCGGACGGGTAGCTGTGGTCCACAACGGGATGATCGAAAACATCGGGCACCTTCGGGAAGCAGTCCGCGAGGCGGGGATCGAGCCAGTCTCTGACACCGACAGCGAGTGCCTTGCGCACCTGATCGAACAGCGCCTAGACCGAGGTGACGACCTGCGAACGGCCGTAGAGAAGACCACCTCGAAGATCGAAGGAGCTTACGCGGTCCTGATCCTCGACGCACAGCGCCCGGACCGTCTGGTCGCCTCCGCCAAGCACAGCCCCCTGCTCCTGGGCCGAGGAAAGACAGGTCGCTACGTCGCTTCGGACCTCGCGGCGTTGACGGAATGGTGCGACGAATACGGAGTCTTGGCCGACGGAGAAACTTTCGAAATTACTCCCGAGTCCGAGCCTGCCGAAAACTTTTGGAGAACAATGACCACTTTATCATCGGAATACACGACGTACGGGTTTCCGGATTTCATGTCAAAAGAGATCTGGCAACAGGTTGAAACGACATCCGATTTCATCGACACATACTTCCAGAGCTTCGACTGGCTTCTCGAAGGCGAGCGCCAAGTCTACGCGGGGGTCTCCCGAGTAAAGTTCCTGGGCTGCGGATCGGCGTACTACGCCGGACAGCAATCTGCTCTCCTGGTGGAATCCATCGCGCGGATCCCTGCTGACGCGGAACCAGCTCTGGACTTCGTGGAGCGAAACCCGGTGCTAGATCACCGGTGCCTCTACGTGATCATCAGTCAGTCAGGGGAGACTCTGGACACTTTGAAGGCCGCACGTTATCTCCGCGCCCATCAGCAGATGACGGTGTCGGTCGTCAACGTTCCCGAAAGCTCCTTGGCCCGCGAGTCCGAACACGTCATCCAACTCGGCTGCGGACCGGAGGTATCCGTCGCCTCGACCAAGGTTGTGACGAACATGTTGCTTTCCGGACTTCTGGTGACGCACCTGCTGAAGCACTTCACCGCTGCTGATAGTGAGGCAGGGCCGGCATCCGCCTGGATGCCAGCCGGCGTCGCGTTCGTGCCATCGGCGGTTAAGCAGTGCCTTGCGCTGTCCGAAAAGGTTCGGGAACTCGCTACCATCTGCTCGGAGTACCGCAGCATGTACTTCCTGGGCCGAGAGAGGTACTGGGCCACCGCCCGAGAAGGCGCTCAGAAGCTAAAAGAGATCACCTACATTCACGCTGAGGCTTATCAGTCCACCGAACTCAAGCACGGACCGCTGTCGCTCGTGTCCGAGGATCACCTCAGCATCCTGTTGGTCGGTCCTGGTCAGTTCGATGCCGGTGCGGCGACGGTAGAACTACTGCGTGCTCGTGGGGGAAGAATAATTGCCGTGGTTCAAGGAGACTCGGACAACCTTGCGGCTGACCACGTTCTACGCATCCCGGCGTTGGACCCGTCGGTCGATGGTCTCCTGGCCGGAGTGGTGTTACAACTGCTGGCTTACCACTGCGCCGGGATTCTGGGGCGCGACGTCGATCGTCCGCGCAACCTGGCCAAGAGCGTGACGGTATGA
- a CDS encoding LysM peptidoglycan-binding domain-containing protein, which translates to MTSRPRSLDPLRRVLALLVLVAAVLGVPIGLGRLGGAYLPDDVPSWAKVTAALSGPDTGSVFLGLLVVIGWAAWACFALSVVIELVSQLRGLPPLRLPGLRAPQHLAGLLVAAVLGVGSGPLLAAPALAGPPVVAEQPGGHDEPPPVLEPEPESPPTPQAAAGSTYTVQPRDTLGRIAARYLGDWTRFEEILELNRGRPQPDGATLTDPALIRPGWVLVLPPDATLPEPGSTAAEVTVQPGDTLAEIAEQHGLQHWQPIFDLNAGEPQPGGGRFTDPDLIRPGQVLDLPPADNAVPTPTPPADRQPPAPEETPAPPPPGENEPATPAESAPPSAASPPESASGEPERPAADEDRDADGDHSSSELAAVLTGSGALLAAGLGAAWLAHRRQRLRDRRPGRRLTPLPATLSATQETVTAAAEASRVDYAALDLALRGLALRISADPDGRLPDVLAARLDGPRLDLRLHTPADRPPPTPWTADDTGLWWSAQLDHGPGIDTDAARARLAPYPTLVTIGTDGGRRWLLDLERIGALHLHGPASHRENFARHLAAELAVNSWSDLLTVTTVGFGEELVDLAPHRIHPVDTAADAELLAALRDTGARDTRDVLDGRLRAGMGDGWMPQIVLASDPPPDGGELAALAALLQGRDERAPVAVVLAADPAQTSGQWQVTLAHDGTLLVPALGLQLPAPQLTAQQARDIATLLAFERDTEDQPIPAADGDRPWQTHTDAAGALRGHVSFPETTAPPAHVTSPRLARRPSSTPAALDSPPPGPTETHTGTPSAITEEAQAAEDSAPAELRERIEDDLEQLDRDLADWWDPNCTRPRLTLLGPVTLRAHGDEQAVARSGLRRRYEETVAYLATRPHGAAPDEAATALQPARGGKTDPVSTRAYVHRVTAGARAWLGTDPTTGQKHLSSGHHGRYRLTGVLVDADLFRQLRARAGVRGDDGLPDLRAALQLVSGPPFAQRPAGYEWLDGLDLTLTAAVCDVAHQVVTAALTADDLDAARTAAATALLVAPDDEKALLDAMEVAYREGNRAEAETYIARIVEVHDGDDEMDLPLSTAEAINRVRRRYLDRAC; encoded by the coding sequence ATGACCAGCCGACCGCGAAGCCTCGATCCGCTGCGTCGGGTGCTCGCCCTGCTGGTGCTGGTGGCCGCCGTCCTCGGCGTTCCGATCGGACTGGGGCGGCTCGGCGGCGCCTACCTGCCCGACGACGTCCCCTCCTGGGCGAAGGTCACCGCTGCTCTGAGCGGACCGGACACCGGCTCGGTCTTCCTCGGCCTGCTCGTGGTGATCGGCTGGGCCGCCTGGGCGTGCTTCGCCCTATCTGTGGTCATCGAGCTCGTCAGCCAGCTGCGCGGCCTGCCGCCGCTGCGGCTGCCCGGCCTGAGGGCCCCCCAGCATCTGGCCGGCCTGCTGGTGGCCGCCGTCCTCGGCGTCGGCAGCGGACCACTCTTGGCCGCCCCGGCCCTGGCCGGCCCGCCGGTCGTCGCCGAGCAGCCTGGTGGCCACGACGAGCCGCCGCCCGTACTCGAACCGGAACCGGAGTCCCCGCCGACCCCGCAGGCCGCGGCCGGCTCCACCTACACGGTGCAGCCGCGCGACACCCTCGGCCGCATCGCCGCCCGGTACCTGGGCGACTGGACGCGGTTCGAGGAGATCCTGGAGCTCAACCGGGGCCGGCCGCAGCCCGACGGCGCGACCCTCACCGATCCGGCGCTGATCCGCCCCGGCTGGGTGCTCGTCCTCCCGCCCGACGCAACCCTCCCGGAGCCTGGATCAACTGCCGCTGAGGTGACGGTGCAACCGGGCGACACCCTCGCCGAGATCGCCGAGCAGCACGGCCTGCAGCACTGGCAGCCGATCTTCGACCTCAACGCCGGCGAACCGCAGCCCGGCGGCGGCCGATTCACCGACCCCGACCTCATCCGCCCCGGCCAGGTCCTCGACCTTCCGCCCGCCGACAACGCTGTCCCCACGCCGACCCCGCCCGCCGATCGCCAGCCGCCCGCCCCAGAGGAGACACCGGCGCCACCTCCGCCGGGCGAGAACGAGCCCGCCACCCCCGCCGAATCGGCGCCGCCATCGGCTGCCTCGCCGCCGGAGAGCGCGTCCGGCGAACCGGAGCGCCCGGCCGCTGATGAGGACCGTGACGCCGACGGGGACCACTCATCGTCGGAGCTGGCAGCCGTCCTCACCGGCAGCGGCGCGCTGCTCGCCGCCGGCCTGGGCGCGGCGTGGCTGGCCCACCGCCGGCAGCGTCTGCGCGACCGTCGTCCCGGCCGACGGCTGACGCCTCTGCCGGCGACGCTGTCCGCCACCCAGGAGACCGTAACCGCGGCCGCGGAGGCCAGCCGGGTCGACTACGCCGCGCTCGACCTCGCGCTGCGCGGCCTCGCCCTGCGAATCTCCGCCGACCCCGACGGGCGGCTGCCCGACGTCCTCGCCGCCCGCCTCGACGGCCCCCGGCTGGATCTTCGGCTGCACACTCCGGCCGACCGGCCGCCGCCTACCCCCTGGACCGCCGACGACACCGGTCTGTGGTGGTCTGCCCAGCTTGACCACGGCCCGGGCATCGACACCGACGCTGCCCGTGCCCGTCTGGCGCCGTATCCCACACTGGTCACCATCGGCACCGACGGCGGCCGCCGCTGGCTGCTGGACCTGGAACGCATCGGCGCACTGCACCTTCATGGACCAGCCAGTCATCGGGAGAACTTCGCCCGTCACCTGGCCGCCGAACTGGCCGTCAACAGCTGGTCGGATCTGCTGACCGTGACCACCGTCGGCTTCGGCGAGGAACTGGTCGACCTCGCCCCGCACCGCATCCACCCGGTCGACACCGCCGCCGACGCCGAGCTCCTCGCCGCCCTACGCGACACCGGCGCCCGCGACACCAGAGACGTACTGGATGGGCGGCTCCGGGCGGGGATGGGCGACGGCTGGATGCCGCAGATCGTCCTCGCCTCCGATCCGCCACCCGACGGCGGCGAGCTAGCCGCACTCGCCGCTCTCCTGCAGGGCCGGGACGAGCGCGCGCCGGTCGCCGTGGTGCTCGCTGCCGATCCGGCGCAGACCAGCGGCCAGTGGCAGGTGACGCTGGCCCACGACGGGACGCTGCTCGTCCCGGCGCTGGGGCTGCAGCTGCCGGCCCCACAGTTGACCGCCCAGCAGGCCCGCGACATCGCCACCCTGTTGGCCTTCGAACGCGACACCGAGGACCAGCCCATCCCCGCCGCCGACGGCGACCGCCCCTGGCAGACCCACACCGACGCCGCCGGCGCCCTGCGCGGCCACGTGTCATTCCCGGAAACCACCGCACCACCCGCCCATGTGACCTCCCCCCGGCTGGCCCGACGTCCGTCCTCCACTCCGGCGGCACTCGACTCGCCGCCGCCCGGGCCGACCGAGACCCACACCGGAACCCCGTCGGCGATCACCGAGGAGGCCCAGGCGGCCGAGGATTCGGCGCCGGCCGAACTCCGCGAACGGATCGAGGACGACCTCGAGCAACTCGACCGCGACCTCGCCGATTGGTGGGACCCCAACTGCACCCGGCCACGGCTGACCCTGCTCGGGCCGGTCACCCTGCGCGCGCACGGCGATGAGCAGGCGGTCGCCAGGTCCGGACTGCGTCGCCGCTACGAAGAGACGGTCGCCTACCTCGCCACCCGCCCGCACGGCGCCGCCCCCGACGAGGCGGCGACCGCGCTGCAACCGGCCCGCGGCGGCAAGACCGACCCGGTCAGCACCCGCGCCTACGTCCACCGGGTCACCGCCGGCGCCCGCGCGTGGCTCGGCACCGACCCCACCACCGGGCAGAAACACCTCAGCTCCGGCCACCACGGCCGCTACCGGCTGACCGGCGTGCTCGTCGACGCCGACCTGTTCCGCCAGCTGCGCGCCCGCGCCGGAGTTCGCGGCGACGACGGCCTGCCCGACCTGCGGGCCGCCCTGCAGCTGGTGTCCGGGCCGCCGTTTGCCCAGCGTCCCGCTGGCTACGAGTGGCTCGACGGTCTCGATCTCACGCTCACCGCGGCCGTCTGTGACGTCGCCCACCAGGTCGTCACCGCCGCCCTCACCGCCGACGACCTCGACGCCGCCCGCACCGCCGCCGCCACCGCGCTGCTCGTCGCACCCGACGACGAGAAGGCTCTGCTCGATGCCATGGAGGTCGCCTACCGCGAGGGCAACCGCGCCGAAGCCGAGACCTACATCGCTCGCATCGTCGAGGTCCACGACGGCGACGACGAGATGGACCTTCCACTGAGCACCGCCGAGGCCATCAACCGCGTCCGCCGGCGGTACCTGGACCGTGCCTGCTGA
- a CDS encoding TadE family protein, with protein sequence MELAITFPVVLLLVMTLIQAALWFYARSIALGAAQEGAREGRVQPASTDRAQSAAEGFLDQTAQDLLTARDVTVAGSPASIEVTVTGISLSLFPGLSGWSVTQTAVGPVERPTP encoded by the coding sequence GTGGAGCTGGCGATCACCTTCCCGGTGGTCCTGCTGCTGGTCATGACGCTGATCCAGGCGGCGCTGTGGTTCTACGCACGCTCGATCGCCCTCGGCGCGGCGCAAGAGGGCGCCCGGGAGGGCCGGGTGCAGCCCGCGTCGACCGACCGCGCCCAGTCCGCGGCCGAGGGCTTTCTCGACCAGACCGCGCAGGATCTGCTCACCGCCCGGGACGTGACCGTGGCCGGCTCGCCGGCCAGCATCGAGGTGACGGTGACCGGCATTTCGCTCAGCCTCTTCCCCGGCCTGTCCGGCTGGTCGGTGACCCAGACCGCCGTCGGCCCCGTCGAACGGCCTACGCCATGA
- a CDS encoding type II secretion system F family protein, translating to MSGPQVWLIGCGAVVGLGAFLLVRAVLVVEQPRLADALARLDGRPAPVSVGSMPPTSDRWARATGRAGTWAAARLPAGALRGPSQALALIGWTPEGYAARKVGLAAFGAVVVPLLTAVLGMIGVRLPVVVPVAGSLALAGVLFFIVDLVVRDQAAEARGQMRRALCSYLDLVSLRRDASEGPTIALERAAALGNGWVFRRIVDALVAARLAGEAPWDGLRRLAADTGVGELADVADIAAVAAVEGASIAPTLRARAQSLRVQLLAEEEAAANTASEKLTAPVALLSIAFLLLFLYPALARLMAS from the coding sequence GTGAGCGGCCCCCAGGTGTGGCTGATCGGCTGCGGCGCGGTCGTCGGGCTCGGCGCGTTCCTGCTGGTGCGAGCGGTCCTGGTGGTCGAACAGCCGCGGCTGGCCGACGCGCTGGCCCGTCTCGACGGGCGCCCGGCGCCAGTTTCGGTCGGTTCGATGCCGCCGACGAGCGACCGGTGGGCACGGGCGACCGGCCGCGCCGGCACCTGGGCCGCAGCCCGACTGCCCGCCGGCGCGTTGCGAGGGCCGTCCCAGGCGCTGGCGTTGATCGGCTGGACCCCGGAGGGCTACGCCGCCCGCAAGGTCGGCCTCGCCGCGTTCGGCGCGGTCGTCGTGCCACTGCTGACCGCCGTGCTCGGGATGATCGGTGTCCGGCTGCCCGTGGTGGTGCCGGTGGCTGGGTCGCTGGCGCTGGCCGGCGTCCTCTTCTTTATCGTCGACCTCGTCGTGCGTGACCAGGCCGCCGAGGCACGTGGCCAGATGCGCCGGGCGCTGTGTTCCTATCTGGACCTGGTCAGCCTGCGCCGCGACGCCAGTGAGGGCCCCACCATTGCCCTGGAGCGGGCCGCCGCGCTCGGGAATGGGTGGGTGTTCCGGCGGATCGTCGATGCGCTGGTCGCCGCGCGGCTGGCGGGTGAGGCACCGTGGGACGGGCTGCGTCGGCTGGCGGCGGACACCGGCGTGGGTGAGCTGGCCGACGTCGCCGACATCGCCGCGGTCGCCGCCGTGGAGGGCGCCTCGATCGCCCCGACGCTGCGGGCCCGCGCGCAGTCGCTGCGGGTGCAGCTGCTGGCCGAGGAGGAGGCCGCCGCCAACACCGCCAGCGAGAAACTCACCGCCCCGGTGGCGCTGCTGTCGATTGCCTTTCTGCTGCTGTTCCTCTACCCCGCCCTGGCCCGACTCATGGCCAGCTGA
- a CDS encoding ATPase, T2SS/T4P/T4SS family, which yields MSADITDFLDAGAGPRRLDASQDAVDWTLVRRLHEATASALAEELKRRPTLSTVAQQELARTLIADGIDELVRERMRAGQAVPSAAEEQALAEAVFAAQFGLGRLQPYVDDPLVENIEAHGYDNVWIGYADGRDVRVDPIADSDDELVRQLQHIAARLGRAERTLTTASPLLTMRLPDGSRLAAVIETVPRPQLVIRRHRIRNVDLDDLVGLRAIDRPLAEFLRAAVRARKNIVVTGAQAAGKTLMLRALANELPIEENLATIEKHFELLLHELPDRHPRVVPFEAREGTGERGRDGRRLGEVTLTELVEQALVMNVSRVWLGEVRGEEAWPLIEVMEAGEGGSACTLHARSAHHAFERLANLCMRNRAAVTPEHAYRSCASAIDLIVHIATVDERWIGGERQRFVSQVLECNGIGESGRPAVTEVFAPGPDGRAAPEHDPVDLADYVRVGFDPGWLRPGRGDWPSAAGGRR from the coding sequence GTGTCCGCTGACATCACCGATTTCCTCGACGCCGGGGCCGGGCCTCGACGACTTGACGCATCGCAGGACGCGGTGGATTGGACGCTGGTGCGCCGGCTGCACGAGGCGACGGCGTCCGCGCTGGCCGAGGAGCTCAAGCGCCGCCCGACGCTCAGCACGGTGGCGCAGCAGGAGCTGGCCCGCACGCTGATTGCCGACGGGATAGACGAGCTGGTGCGGGAGCGGATGCGGGCCGGGCAGGCGGTGCCGTCGGCGGCCGAGGAGCAGGCGCTCGCCGAGGCGGTGTTCGCTGCCCAGTTCGGGCTGGGCCGGCTGCAGCCCTACGTGGACGACCCGCTGGTGGAAAACATCGAGGCGCACGGGTACGACAACGTGTGGATCGGCTACGCCGACGGCCGAGATGTCCGCGTCGACCCGATCGCCGACTCGGACGATGAACTGGTGCGGCAGCTGCAGCACATCGCGGCCCGGCTGGGCCGCGCGGAGCGGACCCTGACCACGGCCAGCCCGCTGCTGACCATGCGGTTGCCGGACGGGTCGCGGTTGGCGGCGGTGATCGAGACGGTGCCGCGGCCGCAACTGGTGATTCGCCGGCACCGGATCCGCAACGTCGACCTCGACGACCTGGTCGGCCTTCGCGCGATTGACCGGCCGCTAGCCGAGTTCCTGCGGGCGGCGGTGCGGGCGCGCAAGAACATCGTCGTCACCGGTGCCCAGGCTGCGGGCAAGACGCTGATGCTGCGCGCGCTGGCCAACGAGCTTCCGATCGAGGAGAACCTGGCCACGATCGAGAAGCATTTCGAGCTGCTGCTGCACGAGTTGCCCGACCGACATCCGCGGGTGGTGCCGTTCGAGGCGCGGGAGGGCACCGGGGAGCGCGGCCGGGACGGCCGCCGGCTGGGTGAGGTGACGCTGACCGAGCTGGTCGAGCAGGCGCTGGTGATGAACGTGTCCCGGGTATGGCTGGGGGAGGTGCGCGGCGAGGAGGCCTGGCCGCTGATCGAGGTCATGGAGGCCGGCGAGGGCGGCTCGGCCTGCACCTTGCACGCCCGCTCGGCGCACCACGCGTTCGAGCGTCTGGCCAACCTGTGCATGCGCAACCGCGCCGCGGTCACCCCCGAGCACGCCTACCGGTCATGCGCCTCGGCGATCGACCTGATCGTCCACATCGCGACTGTGGATGAGCGGTGGATCGGGGGCGAGCGGCAGCGGTTCGTCAGCCAGGTCCTCGAGTGCAACGGCATCGGAGAGAGCGGGCGCCCGGCGGTCACCGAGGTGTTCGCACCCGGTCCGGACGGGCGTGCGGCGCCCGAGCACGACCCGGTGGACTTGGCCGACTACGTCCGGGTCGGCTTCGATCCCGGCTGGCTGCGGCCTGGCCGAGGTGACTGGCCGAGCGCCGCTGGGGGACGACGGTGA
- a CDS encoding HAD-IA family hydrolase: MEQNQRALNGSCRVRIPRSDEAMFIHPCTAVFFDMDGVLVDSSTQIAQALAAWSLWTGVDVEGMQAEFQSMTDYDFVRLVAPHLDTELQVRQIQEREELLANNSRGVPGAKKLYAQVPGDLRAVVTNGCRSVACARLRSAGFKDPDVLITSDDVRRGKPDPEPYQKALDSMSLVAPSVVAVEDSIKGATSAKKAGLFVIGYDPDGGSHGLEEVADLVVASLGDITFHWRT; this comes from the coding sequence GTGGAGCAGAACCAACGAGCTCTCAACGGATCTTGTCGGGTGCGCATCCCCCGCAGTGACGAAGCGATGTTCATCCACCCGTGCACGGCCGTATTCTTCGACATGGATGGCGTGCTGGTCGATTCATCGACACAGATTGCTCAGGCCCTCGCCGCATGGTCCCTGTGGACCGGGGTCGACGTCGAAGGGATGCAGGCAGAGTTCCAGTCGATGACCGACTATGACTTTGTCCGCTTGGTCGCTCCCCATCTGGATACCGAGCTTCAGGTGCGACAGATCCAAGAACGGGAAGAGTTGTTGGCGAACAACTCACGGGGAGTACCAGGGGCCAAGAAGCTCTACGCCCAGGTCCCCGGCGACCTGCGCGCGGTCGTCACCAACGGATGCCGATCGGTGGCTTGCGCACGGCTACGGTCGGCCGGCTTCAAGGACCCAGACGTGCTGATCACCTCTGATGATGTGAGGCGCGGAAAACCAGACCCGGAGCCCTACCAGAAGGCACTCGACTCGATGAGCCTCGTAGCACCTTCGGTCGTCGCTGTCGAGGACAGCATCAAGGGAGCCACTTCGGCAAAGAAGGCTGGCCTATTTGTGATCGGGTACGACCCCGATGGAGGAAGCCATGGACTGGAGGAGGTGGCGGACCTGGTGGTCGCGTCATTGGGGGATATAACGTTTCATTGGCGTACATGA